One Paraburkholderia sp. IMGN_8 DNA window includes the following coding sequences:
- the dapE gene encoding succinyl-diaminopimelate desuccinylase produces the protein MSGTLALTEQLIARASVTPDDQHCQRLLIERLSALGFEHETIESNGVTNLWAVKRGVDGTRGKLLAFAGHTDVVPTGPLEQWNSAPFEPTHRDGKLYGRGAADMKTSIAGFVVASEEFVAAHPAHRGSIALLITSDEEGPATDGTVKVVEALQARGERMDYCIVGEPTSSAQFGDTVKNGRRGSMSGKLIVKGVQGHIAYPHLAKNPVHLLAPALAELVAERWDDGNEYFPPTTWQVSNIHSGTGASNVIPGHADVLFNFRFSTASTVEGLQARVHAILDRHNLEYDLQWTVSGLPFLTPRGDLSNALAKAIKDETGVTTELSTTGGTSDGRFIARICDQVVEFGPLNASIHKIDEHIELAHIDPLKNVYRRVLEQLIA, from the coding sequence ATGTCCGGCACCCTCGCCCTTACCGAACAACTGATCGCGCGCGCCTCCGTGACGCCCGACGACCAGCATTGCCAGCGCCTGTTGATCGAGCGCCTGTCCGCGCTCGGCTTCGAACACGAGACGATCGAATCGAACGGCGTGACCAACCTGTGGGCCGTCAAACGCGGCGTCGACGGCACGCGCGGCAAGCTGCTCGCGTTCGCCGGCCACACGGATGTCGTGCCGACCGGCCCGCTCGAACAATGGAATTCGGCGCCGTTCGAGCCGACCCATCGCGACGGCAAGCTATACGGACGCGGCGCGGCCGACATGAAGACGTCGATCGCCGGCTTCGTGGTGGCAAGCGAAGAGTTCGTCGCCGCGCACCCCGCGCATCGCGGCTCGATCGCGCTCCTGATCACGAGCGATGAAGAAGGCCCCGCCACCGACGGCACTGTCAAGGTCGTCGAAGCGCTGCAAGCGCGCGGCGAGCGCATGGACTACTGCATTGTCGGCGAGCCGACGTCGAGCGCGCAGTTCGGCGACACGGTAAAGAACGGCCGGCGCGGCTCGATGTCGGGCAAGCTGATCGTCAAGGGTGTACAAGGCCACATCGCCTATCCGCATCTGGCGAAGAATCCGGTGCATCTGCTTGCACCCGCGCTGGCCGAACTGGTCGCCGAACGCTGGGACGACGGCAACGAATACTTCCCGCCCACTACCTGGCAAGTGTCGAACATTCACAGCGGCACCGGCGCGAGCAACGTGATCCCGGGCCACGCCGACGTGCTGTTCAACTTCCGCTTCTCGACGGCGAGCACGGTCGAAGGTTTGCAAGCGCGCGTGCACGCGATCCTCGACAGGCACAACCTTGAATACGACCTGCAGTGGACCGTGAGCGGCCTGCCGTTCCTCACGCCGCGCGGCGATCTGTCGAACGCGCTGGCGAAAGCGATCAAGGACGAAACCGGCGTCACGACCGAACTGTCCACCACCGGCGGCACCTCGGACGGCCGCTTCATCGCGCGCATCTGCGACCAGGTGGTCGAATTCGGCCCACTGAACGCCAGCATCCACAAGATCGACGAGCATATCGAACTCGCTCACATCGACCCGCTGAAGAACGTGTATCGTCGCGTGCTCGAACAACTGATCGCCTGA